In a genomic window of Pieris brassicae chromosome 7, ilPieBrab1.1, whole genome shotgun sequence:
- the LOC123712411 gene encoding malate dehydrogenase-like produces MILTKKVFRLFASNISKSYHVTVLGGANEVGQTISLLLRTQPNIRKLVVYDEVPKTSGIALDLSHIPARCTLHSYIGEDNLDKALKNVDIVIAAGGIPLKPGLTEIEWFNKNANFIKMISERVSKQSPLPFFGIVTEPLNTLVPMASEIMRNHGDYNPKKLFGITTVDALRAQTIYAAENNINPTDCVVPVICGHSNKTIVPLTSQATPKCTMEDKKIYEYVNKVRKIDSAITNAKPKWSPSLSVAYGALVFTRNILEALDGRQATVNALVENNDFGTSFFAGLVDVTENGFGEMKRYSNITNYECLLLERSIEKLRKDVSMGKKILELA; encoded by the coding sequence aTGATACTTACAAAGAAAGTCTTTCGATTATTTGCTTCCAATATAAGTAAGAGCTACCATGTAACGGTATTGGGTGGTGCCAACGAGGTGGGTCAAACAATAAGCCTTCTGTTGAGAACCCAACCTAACATCAGGAAATTAGTGGTATACGATGAAGTGCCCAAGACTTCTGGGATAGCTTTAGATCTATCACATATCCCAGCACGATGCACTCTGCACAGCTACATCGGCGAAGACAATCTGGATAAAGCACTTAAAAACGTAGACATAGTGATTGCAGCCGGTGGGATTCCACTGAAACCAGGCTTAACAGAAATAGAGTGGTTCAACAAAAatgcaaattttataaaaatgatatctGAAAGAGTGTCCAAACAAAGTCCATTACCATTTTTTGGGATCGTCACTGAACCTCTTAATACGCTTGTCCCTATGGCATCTGAAATAATGAGAAACCATGGTGATTATAATCCCAAAAAACTTTTCGGCATTACAACTGTCGACGCATTGCGAGCCCAAACGATATATGCCgccgaaaataatataaatccaaCAGATTGCGTTGTACCTGTCATCTGTGGGCACTCGAACAAAACGATAGTACCGTTGACTTCTCAAGCGACGCCAAAATGCACAATGGaagataagaaaatatatgagTACGTCAATAAGGTTCGTAAGATAGATAGTGCGATCACAAACGCTAAACCAAAATGGTCCCCATCATTATCAGTAGCGTATGGAGCGCTTGTTTTTACTAGAAATATTTTGGAGGCATTGGATGGAAGACAAGCGACAGTCAACGCGTTGGTAGAAAACAACGATTTTGGGACCTCGTTCTTTGCTGGTTTAGTAGACGTAACTGAAAATGGTTTTGGCGAGATGAAGAGATACTCCAATATCACAAACTATGAGTGTCTATTACTAGAAAGAAGCATTGAAAAATTACGAAAAGATGTATCTATGGGCAAGAAAATATTGGAATTGGCATGA
- the LOC123711987 gene encoding malate dehydrogenase-like produces MFSRSLIPAKSYFPTSYILKEQRRNAQVSIIGAANGIGSNLALLLKRNNNITRLNLYDDSEKVLSIGSDISELPGGPRVATYSGYSFLPASIRSSHLILMVSRIPRKPGYTRDQMLAANAPAVHRLCKTIAEINPDAVLAISTNPINSILPFASSMLFKYCAYEAAKIFGITQIDTSRAKAYAAKTLNVNPRHLHVPVIGGHSDETIVPLFSNMTPTHYKLDSCQADTLTKLVKKSGMEVVRNKHGVDSSTLAMACSINEFVENMVEALYGGATVVNTFTANPHFGTRFFAGPTKIGCYGIVETCGANFQMSEYERVILGNAITHLNKEVGLGEEYARMEAGKV; encoded by the coding sequence ATGTTTTCACGAAGCCTAATTCCCGCTAAATCCTATTTTCCAACATCATATATCTTAAAAGAACAGAGGCGAAACGCTCAAGTGTCTATAATTGGAGCGGCTAATGGAATTGGATCAAATTTAGCTCTGCTTTTGAaacgaaataacaatattacacGATTAAACTTATATGACGATAGCGAGAAAGTATTATCGATTGGTTCAGATATATCTGAACTACCGGGAGGGCCACGAGTGGCAACTTATAGCGGATATAGTTTCCTTCCAGCATCAATTCGGTCGTCTCACTTGATCTTGATGGTATCTAGGATACCCAGGAAGCCTGGGTACACACGAGATCAAATGTTAGCAGCGAACGCGCCGGCCGTTCATAGACTGTGTAAAACCATTGCAGAAATAAATCCAGATGCAGTTTTAGCTATTTCAACTAATCCCATAAACTCTATTCTACCGTTTGCTAGTTCAATGCTGTTTAAGTACTGTGCATATGAAGCTGCTAAAATATTTGGAATCACCCAAATCGATACATCTAGAGCGAAAGCGTATGCTGCGAAGACGCTTAATGTGAACCCTCGTCACCTTCACGTGCCAGTTATCGGAGGTCATTCCGATGAAACAATTGTGCCATTGTTTTCAAATATGACCCCCACTCATTACAAGTTGGATTCGTGTCAGGCGGATACGCTTACAAAATTGGTTAAGAAATCTGGCATGGAGGTTGTAAGAAACAAACACGGTGTAGATTCATCGACTCTGGCAATGGCGTGTTCCATTAACGAATTTGTAGAAAACATGGTTGAAGCTCTTTACGGTGGCGCCACAGTGGTAAATACTTTTACAGCAAATCCCCATTTTGGAACCAGATTCTTCGCGGGACCCACGAAAATCGGATGTTACGGAATTGTTGAAACTTGCGGAGCGAATTTTCAAATGTCCGAATACGAGAGAGTCATCTTGGGCAACGctattacacatttaaataaagaagttGGTCTCGGTGAAGAGTACGCTCGGATGGAAGCTGGTAAAGTTTAA